The following are encoded together in the Poseidonibacter lekithochrous genome:
- a CDS encoding 4Fe-4S dicluster domain-containing protein: protein MQEFIYYNPNGLDFPLNEEILVTNNIEDVKEQDFLISNTSDVNAEVNADEIDFYLKNTKDPVATQIENIYKLYEIAANKYDLAQDISYSQEVSKQLLLITNSQDSYNDFLACINPEDFELFFIKEEMVKSISGMIGNLNVVVDDEGKDVDLNVSQIVWFDAKKEGMKQSGCFDPLESSIEEVVSQLKENINEYSYKKFTTYDSSICQYHERREEICSKCEEVCPTVAITKDDKTKTLGFSQIDCHGCGGCISVCPSGAMDYAPSNRNSIYEMSKFYKNTHPLVIPEKMNMKDLSADLKENVLPFSIEGEKFLDESTFLTLLQLSGSQVIFYSDFISKGSGDAIRIVNDIYQKKYGKDAIIIAMDEKELEEALKTVSFVEDTYFNFNQDDLRKREVFSHRLQKIVGDEDLGQVQTGEHVHYGQVKVNEDTCTLCLVCVGACNVDALQADASDNTLRLNPSLCTSCGYCEVSCPEADCLTIEKDVINLQPAWFKESVLAQDELFPCVECGVEFATKKSVEKIAKMMAPIFSADPVKERSLYCCADCKPKIMMQNYYDQKNQGMTNAR from the coding sequence ATGCAAGAATTTATTTACTATAATCCAAATGGTTTAGACTTTCCCCTAAATGAGGAGATTCTAGTTACTAATAATATAGAAGATGTTAAAGAACAAGACTTTCTAATCTCTAATACTAGCGATGTAAATGCAGAAGTAAATGCAGATGAGATTGATTTTTATCTAAAAAATACAAAAGACCCAGTAGCAACACAAATTGAAAATATTTATAAACTATACGAAATTGCTGCGAATAAGTATGATTTAGCTCAAGATATTTCATACTCTCAAGAAGTATCAAAACAATTACTTCTTATTACAAACTCTCAAGACTCATACAATGATTTTTTAGCCTGTATTAACCCTGAAGACTTTGAACTATTCTTTATTAAAGAAGAAATGGTAAAAAGTATTTCAGGAATGATTGGTAATTTAAATGTAGTTGTAGATGATGAAGGTAAGGATGTTGATTTAAATGTCTCTCAAATCGTATGGTTTGATGCTAAAAAAGAAGGTATGAAACAAAGTGGTTGTTTTGATCCTTTAGAGTCATCTATTGAAGAAGTAGTAAGTCAATTAAAAGAAAATATCAACGAATATTCATACAAAAAATTCACTACTTATGATAGCTCTATTTGTCAATACCATGAAAGAAGAGAAGAAATCTGTTCTAAATGTGAAGAAGTTTGTCCAACAGTAGCTATTACAAAAGATGACAAAACAAAAACATTAGGTTTCTCTCAAATTGATTGTCATGGTTGTGGTGGATGTATCTCTGTATGTCCATCAGGTGCTATGGATTATGCTCCATCAAATAGAAATTCTATTTATGAAATGAGTAAGTTTTATAAAAACACTCATCCTTTAGTAATTCCAGAAAAAATGAATATGAAAGATTTAAGTGCAGACTTAAAAGAAAATGTTCTTCCTTTCTCTATTGAGGGTGAGAAATTCTTAGATGAATCTACATTCTTAACTTTACTTCAATTATCTGGTTCACAAGTTATTTTCTATTCTGATTTTATTTCAAAAGGTTCTGGTGATGCAATCAGAATTGTAAATGATATTTACCAAAAGAAATATGGAAAAGATGCAATTATTATTGCAATGGATGAAAAAGAATTAGAAGAAGCATTAAAAACAGTATCTTTTGTTGAAGATACATATTTCAACTTCAATCAAGACGATCTTAGAAAAAGAGAAGTTTTCTCTCATAGATTACAAAAAATTGTAGGAGATGAAGACTTAGGGCAAGTTCAAACTGGTGAACATGTGCATTACGGACAAGTAAAAGTAAATGAAGACACATGTACTTTATGTCTTGTTTGTGTGGGTGCATGTAATGTTGATGCCTTACAAGCAGATGCTAGTGATAATACTCTAAGATTAAACCCATCTTTATGTACATCATGTGGATATTGTGAAGTTTCATGTCCAGAAGCTGATTGTCTTACTATTGAAAAAGATGTAATCAATCTTCAACCAGCATGGTTTAAAGAGAGTGTTTTAGCTCAAGATGAATTATTCCCATGTGTTGAATGTGGAGTTGAATTCGCAACTAAAAAATCAGTTGAAAAAATTGCAAAAATGATGGCACCAATCTTCTCTGCAGATCCAGTAAAAGAGAGATCTCTTTACTGTTGTGCAGATTGTAAACCAAAAATCATGATGCAAAACTACTATGACCAAAAAAATCAAGGAATGACAAATGCAAGATAA
- a CDS encoding cytochrome b/b6 domain-containing protein, with protein sequence MENKSFLSEYKAYFIIGFIFMLLTYWYFWLATIADISYVYNFLMQMMQGNISGNVVPVDSLTRYEQMEVALFGPDYNAIAPEVIRAFEERQHLLPIVFTVEFFLFLTMFIVAKGRKQAEITRENDKVQVYSVFQRLVILLNIVIMIYLFITGFSITFGNWTGGGELARLMRATHEMVGLGWIPVWLIMTLIAFKDHKFFVRPSMKLWNKIFLRGKYQHMDRINYYMYVAFGGKLVLSGFIIWYLFPDASTHAETIQFKRFILFIHFMGSAIISFFTFETVYSYFVSVKGYIPGVITGKLPVEYLEQLRPDVLEEEDLRK encoded by the coding sequence ATGGAAAATAAGAGTTTTCTTAGCGAGTATAAAGCTTATTTTATAATAGGCTTTATATTTATGCTTCTTACTTATTGGTATTTTTGGTTAGCAACAATTGCTGACATTAGTTATGTATATAACTTTTTAATGCAAATGATGCAAGGTAATATATCTGGTAATGTGGTTCCTGTTGATTCTCTAACGAGATATGAACAAATGGAAGTTGCATTATTTGGTCCAGATTATAATGCTATTGCACCTGAAGTTATTAGAGCATTTGAAGAAAGACAACACTTACTGCCAATAGTATTTACGGTGGAGTTTTTCTTATTCCTAACAATGTTCATTGTAGCAAAGGGTAGAAAACAAGCTGAGATTACTAGAGAGAATGACAAAGTACAAGTTTACTCTGTTTTTCAAAGATTAGTAATTTTACTTAATATAGTAATTATGATTTATTTATTCATTACTGGTTTCTCAATTACATTTGGAAATTGGACTGGTGGTGGTGAACTTGCAAGATTAATGAGAGCAACACATGAAATGGTTGGACTTGGATGGATTCCAGTTTGGTTAATCATGACTTTAATTGCTTTTAAAGATCACAAGTTTTTTGTAAGACCAAGTATGAAACTTTGGAATAAGATTTTCCTGAGAGGGAAATATCAACACATGGATAGAATCAACTACTATATGTATGTTGCATTTGGTGGAAAATTAGTATTAAGTGGATTTATCATTTGGTACTTATTCCCTGATGCTTCAACGCATGCAGAGACGATTCAATTCAAAAGATTTATTCTGTTTATTCACTTTATGGGAAGTGCGATTATTTCGTTCTTTACATTTGAAACAGTTTATTCTTACTTTGTATCTGTTAAAGGATACATTCCTGGAGTTATCACAGGTAAATTACCAGTAGAGTATCTAGAGCAATTAAGACCAGATGTTCTAGAAGAAGAAGATTTAAGAAAATAA
- a CDS encoding TorD/DmsD family molecular chaperone has translation MQDNQAVNKARALYYNLFANFFVSSKELGNYLELVSLVKMLKENPLDASSGKALENISTALDPISNVVLLQEFDDLFHNPTTKKIRQTASFYDEGVESGKKRVEMIQFVAKTKIRRDEKAYFEYEDSVGFIFSLMAELTDLVAQDEKEYENTVHCIFAQVINDFIDEFAKDTYEHESAVIYKDLMVVLHSFVAFERLYLEVSKPAIKERIKKVESCDAISDEEMERRARNKAMKALGPKNKQDQDEPKDMAYDVEDEI, from the coding sequence ATGCAAGATAATCAAGCAGTAAACAAAGCAAGAGCTTTATATTACAACCTTTTTGCAAACTTTTTTGTTTCATCAAAAGAGTTAGGAAACTACTTAGAATTAGTATCTTTAGTAAAAATGCTAAAAGAAAACCCACTTGATGCATCATCTGGAAAAGCATTAGAAAATATCTCTACTGCTTTAGACCCAATATCAAATGTAGTTTTATTACAAGAGTTTGATGATTTATTCCATAATCCAACAACTAAAAAAATTAGACAAACTGCTTCATTTTATGATGAGGGTGTTGAGTCTGGTAAAAAAAGAGTTGAGATGATTCAATTTGTTGCTAAAACAAAAATCAGAAGAGATGAAAAAGCATATTTTGAATATGAAGATTCAGTTGGTTTTATTTTTTCACTTATGGCTGAATTAACTGATTTAGTTGCTCAAGATGAAAAAGAGTATGAAAATACAGTTCATTGTATTTTTGCACAAGTTATAAATGACTTTATTGATGAGTTTGCAAAAGACACTTATGAGCATGAAAGTGCAGTAATTTATAAAGACTTAATGGTTGTATTACATTCATTTGTTGCTTTTGAAAGATTATACTTAGAAGTTTCAAAACCAGCAATTAAAGAGAGAATCAAAAAAGTAGAATCTTGTGATGCTATTTCTGATGAAGAGATGGAAAGACGTGCAAGAAATAAAGCTATGAAAGCTTTAGGACCAAAAAATAAACAAGATCAAGATGAGCCAAAAGATATGGCTTATGATGTTGAGGATGAAATTTAG
- a CDS encoding winged helix-turn-helix domain-containing protein, with amino-acid sequence MDVKVKIWIEDGEDNLVFGGGKTEVLKLIDETGSISKAAQRVGMNYKKAWSHIKILENHIEDELVHTKKGRGEDSGSSLTPKAREIIQTYEILQDDIKKYAQSRFEELFLKDNKEIINVKGESSD; translated from the coding sequence ATGGATGTTAAAGTAAAAATTTGGATCGAAGATGGAGAAGATAATTTAGTTTTTGGTGGTGGAAAAACTGAGGTTTTAAAACTAATAGATGAAACAGGTTCTATTTCAAAAGCAGCCCAAAGGGTTGGAATGAATTATAAAAAAGCTTGGTCTCATATTAAGATACTTGAAAATCATATTGAAGATGAATTAGTTCATACTAAAAAAGGTAGAGGGGAAGATAGTGGTAGTTCACTAACTCCTAAAGCTCGAGAGATTATTCAAACTTATGAAATCTTACAAGATGATATAAAAAAGTATGCACAAAGTAGATTTGAAGAGCTGTTTTTGAAAGATAACAAAGAAATTATAAATGTAAAAGGAGAATCAAGTGATTAA
- the fdh3B gene encoding formate dehydrogenase FDH3 subunit beta, whose product MSNNNVDYSRMKFYCDENRCIHCDGCSVACAEAHELPVEISRRKVITVNEGKQGMEFSLSVACMHCTDAPCEQVCPVDCFYIRQDGIVLHDKDKCIGCSYCLYACPFGAPQFPSDGAFGTKGVMDKCTMCAGGPEETNSEHERELYGQNRISEGKVPVCAAMCSTKALLVGDSESVSNIYRERVLSFGHGVQSMPYGWDKAYGK is encoded by the coding sequence ATGAGTAATAATAATGTAGATTATTCTAGAATGAAATTTTACTGCGATGAAAACAGATGTATTCATTGTGATGGTTGTTCTGTTGCTTGTGCCGAAGCTCACGAGTTACCTGTAGAAATTAGTAGAAGAAAAGTAATAACAGTAAACGAAGGTAAGCAAGGAATGGAGTTTTCTCTTTCTGTAGCTTGTATGCATTGTACTGATGCACCTTGTGAGCAAGTATGTCCAGTAGATTGTTTCTATATCAGACAAGACGGAATCGTTTTACATGATAAAGATAAATGTATTGGTTGTTCATATTGTTTATATGCTTGTCCATTTGGAGCTCCTCAGTTCCCAAGTGACGGTGCATTTGGAACAAAAGGTGTGATGGATAAGTGTACTATGTGTGCTGGTGGACCTGAAGAAACTAACTCTGAACATGAGAGAGAGTTATACGGTCAAAACAGAATATCAGAAGGAAAAGTTCCTGTTTGTGCTGCAATGTGTTCTACGAAAGCCTTATTAGTTGGAGACTCTGAGTCTGTTTCTAATATTTATAGAGAAAGAGTTCTTTCTTTTGGCCATGGAGTACAGTCAATGCCTTACGGATGGGATAAAGCGTATGGAAAATAA
- a CDS encoding ModE family transcriptional regulator, whose translation MSKLDNAQKELLMTNLDEDGKLSCLKAFKVARLIGKNPKEMASITSDLGIKITNCELGVFGKLKFKNPNEKVYNRLQENYMGHKKLDCKVLWDEAQKSTLRIVGSTVKNSDIEVTHCQLGVFRNKKDIHGC comes from the coding sequence ATGTCTAAATTAGACAATGCGCAAAAAGAATTATTAATGACAAATTTAGACGAAGATGGGAAACTATCTTGTCTAAAGGCGTTTAAAGTTGCAAGACTTATAGGGAAAAACCCAAAAGAGATGGCAAGTATTACTAGTGATTTAGGAATCAAAATTACAAATTGTGAACTTGGTGTTTTTGGAAAACTAAAGTTTAAGAACCCAAATGAAAAAGTTTATAACAGATTACAAGAAAACTACATGGGGCATAAAAAACTTGATTGTAAAGTATTGTGGGATGAGGCTCAAAAATCAACATTAAGAATAGTTGGCTCGACAGTTAAAAATTCTGATATTGAAGTTACTCATTGTCAACTTGGAGTTTTTAGAAATAAAAAGGATATCCATGGATGTTAA
- a CDS encoding formate dehydrogenase subunit alpha yields the protein MSANSYETLNAKVGRRSFMKMAAVATAFGVTSSFASTTATRKATEEEIKNPFPGSKMVKSICTACSVGCGVIAEVQNGVWVRQEVAQDHPVSLGGHCCKGADMIDMVRSEVRLKHPMVKRGGKWQRISWDEALDGIASKLESLRKEDGPDSTMFLGSAKFNTEQSYYFRKFAAMFGTNNIDHQARIUHSSTVAGVANTWGYGAMTNSLGDIQNSKAIIIFGANPAVNHPVGFQHFLKAKERNNTKIIVVDPRFTKTAAKADYFAQIRPGTDIPFMYGMLNIIFKNGWHDKGFIKDRVYGMEDVMKEAKNWPIERVADVTGVDADLIVQITKHYAQNTPGTLIWAMGLTQHTNGSSNTRMAPILQLALGNMGVAGGGCNILRGHDNVQGATDMCCLSHTLPGYYGLSDGSWKYFAKSWGVDYEWLKGRFKDPSWMNKKGFTLARWWAGVLGGNPGEDAIHNAGTRLKALFVMGNGITSTAQTKKVKEALDNLDIAVFCDPFVNEGAIITDKQDDVYILPAGTQFETSGSVTATNRSAQWRSEIIKPMYESKADQDIMFELAKRLGFYDELTAGMLIRENKKEYKWPEDCTDEIARIIKTIGLTGWTAKRLKAHQENWHMFDEVSGRGYGKMTGEYYGLPWPCWTEKHSGSPLLYNINRSVKDGGMGFRNRFGLEHDGEDLLAGKGSAPKGSVNKDGYPEITRDNIEEVLKIKLTEEEKKKIGKNWKVDTSNIIAEKCMEQGMAPYGNAKARAKVWTFADPIPLHREPLHSPRADLTKKYPNFADKKNHYRVDTRYISEQTAQDWAKDFPVNLVTGRLVNMNGAGMENRASKYLAKLTPEMFCDINPELAGRHGIRDGSMMWIHSPQGTKIKVKAKYSFSVSEDRVFLPFHFAGVMEGESLLHKYPDGTAPYAIGESANTVTNYGYDIVTQIPETKGGLCRIERA from the coding sequence ATGTCTGCAAATTCATATGAAACTCTAAATGCTAAAGTTGGTAGACGGTCATTTATGAAAATGGCTGCAGTTGCCACTGCATTTGGAGTTACGTCATCTTTTGCTAGTACTACTGCGACGAGAAAAGCTACTGAGGAAGAGATTAAAAATCCATTCCCTGGTTCTAAGATGGTTAAATCTATCTGTACAGCTTGTTCTGTTGGTTGTGGTGTAATAGCTGAAGTACAAAATGGCGTTTGGGTAAGACAAGAGGTTGCTCAAGATCACCCTGTATCACTTGGAGGGCACTGTTGTAAAGGTGCTGACATGATTGATATGGTTAGATCTGAAGTAAGACTTAAACACCCAATGGTTAAAAGAGGTGGAAAATGGCAAAGAATTTCTTGGGATGAAGCTTTAGATGGAATTGCATCTAAATTAGAATCTTTAAGAAAAGAAGATGGGCCAGATTCAACAATGTTTTTAGGATCAGCAAAATTTAATACTGAGCAATCGTATTATTTTAGAAAATTTGCTGCAATGTTTGGAACGAATAATATAGATCATCAAGCTAGAATTTGACATAGCTCAACAGTTGCCGGGGTGGCAAACACATGGGGTTATGGTGCTATGACAAATTCTCTGGGAGATATCCAGAATTCAAAAGCAATCATTATATTTGGAGCGAATCCAGCGGTTAATCACCCAGTAGGATTCCAACATTTTTTAAAAGCAAAAGAAAGAAATAATACAAAAATTATCGTAGTAGATCCTAGATTTACTAAGACTGCGGCAAAAGCAGATTATTTTGCACAAATTAGACCTGGTACTGATATTCCATTTATGTATGGAATGTTAAATATCATTTTCAAAAACGGATGGCATGACAAAGGCTTTATCAAAGATAGAGTTTATGGAATGGAAGATGTAATGAAAGAGGCTAAAAATTGGCCAATTGAAAGAGTTGCAGATGTGACTGGTGTTGATGCGGATTTAATTGTACAAATTACTAAGCATTATGCACAAAATACTCCAGGTACTTTAATCTGGGCTATGGGTCTTACTCAACATACAAATGGTTCGTCAAACACAAGAATGGCACCAATCTTACAACTTGCTCTTGGAAACATGGGTGTTGCTGGTGGTGGATGTAATATTCTTAGAGGTCATGATAACGTTCAAGGTGCTACTGATATGTGTTGTTTATCACACACATTACCAGGTTACTATGGATTAAGTGATGGTTCTTGGAAATATTTCGCTAAGTCTTGGGGTGTTGATTATGAATGGCTAAAAGGAAGATTTAAAGATCCTTCTTGGATGAACAAAAAAGGATTCACACTTGCTAGATGGTGGGCTGGAGTTCTTGGTGGTAATCCAGGTGAAGATGCAATTCATAATGCAGGAACTAGATTAAAAGCATTATTCGTAATGGGTAATGGTATTACTTCTACTGCACAAACTAAAAAAGTAAAAGAAGCATTAGATAATCTTGATATTGCAGTATTCTGTGATCCTTTCGTAAATGAAGGTGCAATTATTACTGATAAACAAGATGATGTTTATATTTTACCAGCTGGTACTCAATTTGAAACTTCAGGTTCAGTTACAGCAACAAATAGATCTGCTCAATGGAGATCTGAAATTATCAAACCAATGTATGAGTCAAAAGCTGACCAAGACATTATGTTTGAATTAGCAAAAAGACTTGGATTCTATGACGAATTAACAGCTGGTATGTTAATTAGAGAAAACAAGAAAGAGTACAAATGGCCTGAGGATTGTACTGATGAGATTGCAAGAATTATCAAAACAATTGGTTTAACTGGTTGGACTGCGAAAAGACTTAAAGCGCATCAAGAAAACTGGCATATGTTTGATGAAGTATCTGGAAGAGGATACGGAAAAATGACTGGTGAGTACTATGGTTTACCATGGCCTTGTTGGACAGAAAAACATTCAGGTTCGCCTTTACTATACAACATTAACAGATCTGTTAAAGATGGTGGTATGGGATTCAGAAATAGATTTGGTTTAGAGCACGATGGTGAAGATTTACTTGCGGGTAAAGGTTCAGCTCCAAAAGGTTCTGTAAACAAAGATGGTTATCCTGAAATTACTAGAGATAACATCGAAGAAGTTTTAAAGATCAAGTTAACTGAAGAAGAAAAGAAAAAAATAGGTAAAAACTGGAAAGTTGATACTTCAAATATTATTGCTGAAAAATGTATGGAACAAGGTATGGCACCTTATGGAAATGCAAAAGCAAGAGCAAAAGTATGGACATTCGCAGATCCGATTCCTTTACATAGAGAGCCATTACACTCTCCTAGAGCGGATTTAACGAAGAAATATCCAAACTTTGCTGATAAGAAAAACCATTATAGAGTTGATACAAGATATATCTCTGAGCAAACTGCACAAGATTGGGCGAAAGACTTCCCTGTTAACTTAGTTACAGGAAGATTAGTAAACATGAATGGTGCTGGTATGGAAAATAGAGCATCTAAATATCTTGCAAAATTAACTCCAGAAATGTTCTGTGACATTAATCCTGAATTAGCAGGAAGACATGGAATCAGAGATGGTTCAATGATGTGGATTCATTCACCTCAAGGAACAAAGATTAAAGTGAAAGCTAAATATTCATTTAGTGTATCAGAAGACAGAGTATTCTTACCATTCCACTTTGCTGGTGTTATGGAAGGAGAAAGTCTATTACATAAATACCCAGATGGAACTGCACCATATGCAATTGGTGAAAGTGCTAATACTGTTACTAACTACGGTTATGACATTGTTACTCAGATTCCTGAAACTAAAGGTGGTTTATGTCGGATAGAAAGAGCGTAG
- a CDS encoding Tat pathway signal protein, which translates to MQQSRREFAKKTAIVTAGAAVVGGTSVLAATGNSSVQDDSNNGVVVGSSNKKEILYKKTAAWEEFYKNAK; encoded by the coding sequence ATGCAACAAAGCAGAAGAGAATTCGCTAAGAAAACTGCAATTGTGACTGCTGGTGCGGCTGTTGTTGGCGGTACTAGCGTATTGGCTGCTACTGGTAACTCATCTGTTCAAGATGATTCGAATAATGGTGTTGTTGTAGGAAGCTCTAATAAAAAAGAGATTCTATACAAAAAAACTGCGGCTTGGGAAGAATTTTACAAGAACGCTAAATAG
- the fdhD gene encoding formate dehydrogenase accessory sulfurtransferase FdhD, whose protein sequence is MENAKYLKTVVIDKLIENEATEVEDVTIDESRLNLYLNGEKTISMMCIPKDQDAHAVGFLMSENVITSIDDIEELKVSEDGLRVDVKASINEDSLQNLYKEKTLTSGCGGGVTGTADGNLEIPFNQTSFKIKPETISSEVKIFYRESELYNLTGCVHKAMIYLLDGTTVTAEDIGRHNAIDKAIGKCKLQGLDTTKSVLFVSGRLSSEMVTKAVMHRIPVIVSRTAPTYLGVQTAHKHGITMIGFARGRKMNLYTHQGRIDV, encoded by the coding sequence ATGGAAAACGCCAAATATTTAAAAACAGTAGTAATAGACAAACTTATAGAAAATGAAGCAACTGAAGTAGAAGATGTGACGATTGATGAGTCACGATTAAATTTATATTTAAATGGCGAAAAAACAATATCAATGATGTGTATTCCAAAAGACCAAGATGCTCATGCAGTTGGTTTTTTAATGAGCGAAAATGTAATCACAAGTATTGATGATATTGAAGAGTTAAAAGTAAGTGAAGATGGATTAAGAGTTGATGTAAAAGCCTCAATAAATGAAGATTCACTACAAAATTTATATAAAGAAAAAACACTAACAAGTGGATGTGGTGGGGGAGTTACTGGTACTGCTGATGGAAATTTAGAAATACCATTCAACCAAACATCATTCAAAATCAAACCAGAAACAATCTCTTCAGAGGTAAAAATATTTTATAGAGAAAGCGAACTTTATAATTTAACTGGTTGTGTTCATAAAGCAATGATTTATTTACTTGATGGAACAACAGTAACAGCTGAAGATATTGGAAGACACAATGCAATTGATAAAGCTATTGGAAAGTGTAAATTACAAGGCTTAGATACTACTAAGTCGGTTTTATTTGTATCTGGAAGATTAAGTTCTGAAATGGTTACAAAAGCTGTAATGCATAGAATTCCTGTGATTGTATCTAGAACTGCACCTACATATTTAGGTGTACAAACTGCACATAAACATGGAATTACAATGATTGGTTTTGCAAGGGGTAGAAAGATGAATCTTTATACTCATCAAGGAAGAATTGATGTCTAA
- a CDS encoding ABC transporter substrate-binding protein, whose amino-acid sequence MIKRIPILIFILIIISVYFKDEIFSNNQIKIGTSLPKSGIIKSWGSSVTAGANSYFNYVNETNMLKDKKIDFLIYDDKYEPELTIDNINKLIFTDKVYALFGLVGTPTVKNILPILYDEDIPFFAAFTGASFLRNKKNDNFINFRSSYKQEVEKLVSYLHDKKGLSKIAVFYQNDDYGEEGYVSLLESLEKRKLSLSAEGSYKRNTLSITHAFNEIQHAKPEAIIMVGAYKTNALFIKKAKQSESMKDTIFCNISFGDANAMISELDKMKTDSNNLIFSQVVPNYLNTKIPVIQEYQALMKKYYPNEKLGFISLEAFLASKVLVNAISRIKGDMTREKLLHTLKTTPPEMLDGLYMKFENSQLLNNTYLFEYKDLKFKELQ is encoded by the coding sequence ATGATAAAAAGAATACCAATACTAATATTTATACTAATTATAATATCCGTTTATTTCAAAGATGAAATCTTTTCTAACAACCAAATTAAGATAGGTACGTCCCTGCCTAAGAGTGGTATCATTAAAAGTTGGGGTTCATCAGTAACTGCTGGTGCAAACTCATATTTTAATTATGTAAATGAAACTAATATGTTAAAAGATAAAAAAATTGATTTTTTGATTTATGATGATAAATATGAACCAGAATTAACTATTGATAATATTAATAAGTTAATATTTACTGACAAGGTTTATGCATTATTTGGATTAGTTGGAACACCAACAGTTAAAAATATATTACCAATTTTATATGATGAAGACATTCCTTTTTTTGCTGCATTTACAGGTGCTTCATTTTTGAGAAATAAAAAGAATGACAACTTTATTAACTTTAGAAGTTCATACAAACAAGAAGTTGAAAAACTTGTATCCTATCTACATGATAAAAAAGGTTTAAGTAAAATTGCCGTTTTTTATCAAAATGATGATTATGGAGAAGAAGGTTATGTATCTTTATTAGAATCATTAGAGAAAAGAAAACTTTCATTAAGTGCTGAGGGTTCATATAAAAGAAATACCTTATCAATTACTCACGCTTTTAATGAAATACAACATGCAAAACCAGAAGCTATTATAATGGTGGGAGCTTATAAAACAAACGCCTTATTTATCAAAAAAGCAAAACAGAGTGAATCAATGAAAGATACAATCTTTTGTAATATCTCATTTGGTGATGCAAATGCAATGATAAGTGAACTTGATAAGATGAAAACAGATTCAAACAACCTAATCTTCTCTCAAGTTGTTCCAAACTATTTGAATACTAAAATTCCAGTTATTCAAGAGTATCAAGCTTTAATGAAAAAATATTATCCAAATGAAAAACTTGGATTTATTTCACTAGAAGCATTTCTAGCTTCAAAAGTATTAGTAAATGCAATATCAAGAATAAAAGGTGATATGACAAGAGAAAAACTTCTTCATACTCTAAAAACAACTCCCCCAGAAATGTTGGATGGCTTATATATGAAGTTTGAGAATTCTCAACTTCTAAATAATACTTATCTTT